From Corallococcus soli, a single genomic window includes:
- a CDS encoding hemerythrin domain-containing protein: MAESFDILVEQHRALEALLERLDTEPDEDELRLRQEELSRLLQLHSRLEERHMYPLVARVEGRGRAREEAEDHLALGELMEELQELTPRGDAWQARLFTLQDLLVAHVQSTEHLLLPRLATSLDAEELDTLEHDLALTCEELLERSQRTPAAGRGALLEALHWDA; this comes from the coding sequence ATGGCGGAGTCCTTCGACATCCTCGTGGAGCAACACCGGGCGCTGGAAGCCTTGCTGGAGCGGCTGGACACGGAGCCGGACGAGGACGAGCTGCGGCTGCGACAGGAGGAGCTGTCCCGCCTGCTCCAGCTGCATTCCCGTCTGGAGGAACGCCACATGTACCCGCTGGTGGCGCGCGTGGAGGGCCGCGGCCGGGCCCGCGAGGAGGCCGAGGACCACCTGGCCCTGGGCGAGCTGATGGAGGAATTGCAGGAGCTGACGCCGCGCGGCGACGCATGGCAGGCGCGATTGTTCACCTTGCAGGACCTGCTGGTCGCGCACGTCCAGTCCACCGAGCATCTGTTGCTGCCCCGACTGGCCACCTCCCTGGACGCCGAGGAGCTGGACACCCTGGAACACGACCTCGCCCTGACGTGCGAGGAGCTGCTGGAGCGCTCGCAACGCACCCCCGCCGCGGGTCGTGGTGCGTTGTTGGAAGCCCTGCATTGGGATGCATGA
- a CDS encoding lysophospholipid acyltransferase family protein has protein sequence MESPLASVRQAVFRFAETGAALSARYHRARLVGGEHLPRTGPLLLVGNHGVWGYETPAFFHLLHAATGRYPLGLAERGFFKIPLVRTVLPWLGGVEGTPENALRSLEEGQLVVCYPGGARETFKRSQGRYRLRWERTLGFVRLAMRAGVPVVPFAGFGVDDTFFWPPGEDRLCWQLSQEEKYRMPLVMGLGPLPLPVQLTFAVGEPHEPPPSGAPESRIRAFRDRVAASVRRLLLRACHA, from the coding sequence GTGGAAAGCCCTCTCGCCAGCGTTCGTCAGGCCGTCTTCCGTTTCGCCGAGACCGGCGCCGCCCTGTCGGCGCGCTACCACCGCGCCCGACTGGTCGGTGGCGAACACCTGCCCCGGACGGGGCCGCTGCTGCTGGTGGGCAACCACGGTGTCTGGGGATACGAGACCCCGGCCTTCTTCCACCTGCTACATGCCGCTACAGGCCGTTATCCCCTGGGGCTGGCGGAGCGGGGCTTCTTCAAGATTCCCCTCGTGCGCACGGTGCTGCCGTGGCTGGGTGGGGTAGAGGGCACGCCGGAGAACGCGCTGCGCTCGCTGGAGGAGGGGCAGCTGGTGGTGTGCTACCCGGGCGGCGCCCGGGAGACCTTCAAACGCAGCCAGGGCCGCTACCGCCTGCGCTGGGAGCGCACGCTGGGGTTCGTCCGGCTGGCCATGCGGGCCGGGGTGCCGGTGGTGCCCTTCGCCGGCTTCGGCGTGGATGACACCTTCTTCTGGCCCCCGGGCGAGGACCGGCTGTGCTGGCAACTGTCGCAGGAGGAGAAGTACCGCATGCCGCTGGTGATGGGATTGGGCCCGCTGCCCCTGCCCGTGCAGCTCACCTTCGCCGTGGGCGAGCCCCATGAGCCGCCGCCGTCCGGTGCGCCGGAGTCGCGCATCCGGGCGTTCCGCGACCGGGTGGCCGCCAGCGTCCGCCGCCTGCTGCTGAGGGCCTGCCATGCTTGA
- a CDS encoding alpha/beta fold hydrolase produces MLDANAATPAAMAPRGRTPPLVPEVEDIQRGYDQLVCEERGIRGTQVRLFTFPHGSTDASRTVVCLPGLGASGRSFAPMEPLADAYRLLLWTPPLKTPATHTPLQWNLSVLNHPESRLPERFALLGSSYGSLLSIAYALEHPTRVKALVLVSPVASVRRVRRLALTLSTLVRAPRPLAYVFAPTVARVLGGPSLPPEGRAEIVREARRLSSLELLRRLRDILAADFLHRLGELRVPTLIIEGGRDLLVPPAAARDVAARVQGAELEFLPTASHLPYMSHPEAFNARVSDFLARHPD; encoded by the coding sequence ATGCTTGACGCCAACGCCGCCACGCCCGCCGCCATGGCGCCCCGCGGTCGCACCCCACCCCTGGTCCCGGAGGTGGAAGACATCCAGCGCGGTTATGATCAGCTGGTCTGTGAAGAGCGCGGCATCAGGGGCACGCAGGTGCGGCTGTTCACCTTCCCCCACGGCAGCACGGATGCGTCACGCACGGTGGTGTGTCTTCCGGGCCTGGGCGCCAGCGGCCGGTCCTTCGCGCCCATGGAGCCGCTGGCGGACGCGTACCGGCTGCTCCTGTGGACGCCGCCGCTCAAGACGCCCGCGACGCACACGCCGTTGCAGTGGAACCTGTCGGTGCTCAACCACCCGGAGTCCCGGCTCCCGGAGCGCTTCGCGCTGCTGGGGTCCTCCTATGGCAGCCTGCTGTCCATCGCGTATGCGCTGGAGCACCCCACCCGGGTGAAGGCGCTGGTGCTGGTGTCGCCCGTGGCCAGCGTGCGACGGGTGCGACGGCTGGCGCTGACGCTGTCCACGCTGGTGCGCGCGCCCCGGCCGCTGGCGTATGTCTTCGCGCCCACGGTGGCCCGGGTGCTGGGCGGCCCGTCGCTGCCCCCGGAGGGGCGGGCGGAGATCGTCCGCGAGGCCCGGCGGCTGTCGTCCCTGGAGCTGCTGCGCCGGCTGCGCGACATCCTGGCCGCGGACTTCCTGCACCGGCTGGGAGAGCTGCGCGTGCCCACGCTCATCATCGAGGGAGGGCGCGACCTGCTGGTGCCCCCGGCGGCCGCGCGCGACGTGGCGGCGCGCGTGCAGGGCGCGGAGCTGGAGTTCCTCCCGACGGCCAGTCACCTGCCGTACATGAGCCATCCGGAAGCGTTCAATGCCCGCGTGTCGGACTTCCTCGCGCGGCACCCGGACTGA
- a CDS encoding Uma2 family endonuclease produces the protein MALPARLVAPEMTRKPATYADLEALPSNQVGEIVAGELSASPRPATPHGSSAFVLGGELYNPFGRGKGGPGGWIFVSEPELHLGPDVLVPDIAGWRRERTPKLPNVVGIKMAPDWLCEVLSPSTARLDRVRKLPAYAREGVKHVWLVDPLQRTLEVFRLEGPHYLLLATHEEEAVVQAEPFEALALELRVLWEDVEE, from the coding sequence ATGGCCCTACCTGCTAGATTGGTTGCTCCAGAGATGACCCGAAAGCCCGCGACCTACGCCGACCTCGAAGCGCTTCCTTCCAATCAGGTGGGAGAGATTGTCGCAGGGGAGCTGTCCGCAAGCCCAAGGCCTGCGACCCCTCATGGGTCCTCGGCCTTTGTGCTTGGCGGAGAGCTCTACAATCCGTTCGGTCGGGGCAAGGGAGGCCCGGGAGGATGGATCTTCGTGTCCGAGCCGGAGCTGCACCTGGGGCCGGATGTCCTGGTGCCGGACATCGCCGGGTGGCGCCGGGAGCGCACGCCGAAGCTGCCCAACGTCGTGGGCATCAAGATGGCACCGGACTGGCTGTGTGAAGTGTTGTCGCCCTCCACGGCCCGATTGGACCGAGTCCGGAAGTTGCCGGCCTATGCGCGGGAGGGCGTGAAACACGTATGGCTGGTGGACCCCCTTCAGCGCACCCTGGAGGTCTTCCGCCTGGAAGGTCCGCACTACCTCCTGCTGGCGACCCATGAGGAGGAAGCGGTTGTCCAGGCGGAGCCCTTCGAGGCGCTCGCGCTGGAACTTCGCGTCCTGTGGGAGGACGTCGAGGAGTAG
- a CDS encoding tryptophan 2,3-dioxygenase has product MNKRDLEPGIVTDLTGRTTYGDYLQLDRLLSAQVPRSQPPHHDELLFIVQHQTSELWMKLLIHELSACIRYIQADRLEPSFKIFARVAHIQRMLFEQWSVLETLTPNEYLEFRDTLGHASGFQSAQYRALEFLLGNKDAGTLGPFQHVPHVHAELERLLESPGIYDEFLRHLARQGHDVPASHVERDWRQPYEKSPQVMEVFRRIYQDTEKHWDAYEMCEKLVDTEERFQLWRYRHMMTVMRIIGFKQGTGGSSGVGFLRKALDLRFFPELWDVRTTLTPPARPRGPA; this is encoded by the coding sequence ATGAACAAACGCGACCTGGAGCCTGGAATCGTCACGGACCTCACGGGCCGGACGACCTACGGTGACTATCTGCAGTTGGACCGCCTCTTGTCCGCGCAGGTGCCCCGCTCCCAGCCTCCCCACCACGACGAGTTGTTGTTCATTGTCCAGCATCAGACGAGCGAGCTGTGGATGAAGCTGCTCATCCACGAGCTGTCCGCCTGCATCCGCTACATCCAGGCGGACCGGCTGGAGCCGTCCTTCAAGATCTTCGCGCGCGTCGCGCACATCCAGCGGATGCTCTTCGAGCAGTGGAGCGTGCTGGAGACGCTCACGCCCAACGAGTACCTGGAGTTCCGCGACACGCTGGGCCACGCGTCGGGCTTCCAGAGCGCGCAGTACCGGGCGCTGGAGTTCCTGCTGGGCAACAAGGACGCGGGCACGCTGGGGCCCTTCCAGCACGTGCCGCACGTGCACGCGGAGCTGGAGCGGCTGCTGGAGTCGCCCGGCATCTACGACGAGTTCCTGCGCCACCTGGCGCGCCAGGGGCACGACGTGCCGGCGAGCCACGTGGAGCGCGACTGGCGTCAGCCGTATGAGAAGAGCCCCCAGGTGATGGAGGTGTTCCGGCGCATCTACCAGGACACGGAGAAGCACTGGGATGCGTATGAGATGTGCGAGAAGCTGGTGGACACCGAGGAGCGCTTCCAGCTCTGGCGCTACCGGCACATGATGACGGTGATGCGCATCATCGGCTTCAAGCAGGGCACGGGCGGTTCGTCCGGCGTGGGCTTCCTGCGCAAGGCGCTGGACCTGCGCTTCTTCCCGGAGCTGTGGGACGTGCGCACGACCCTGACGCCGCCGGCACGCCCCCGGGGCCCGGCGTAG
- a CDS encoding cell wall protein has protein sequence MSVDKAFREMIRNEIEVQLKPLRDVVSRLEAGTADLDALRSVAERLAPLAQVVGPLFGAQAPAAGKVGRRPVGRPARSAVSAPVAAPAGGKRRGRKPAVDGGSRECAIKGCGKPSRTKGYCAAHYQKLRMLEKTNRRPEAWGDYANPNSVEDIKLPRGRAASKALAEAAQKNA, from the coding sequence ATGTCAGTTGACAAGGCGTTCCGCGAGATGATTCGCAACGAAATTGAAGTGCAGCTCAAGCCCCTGCGCGACGTGGTGTCTCGTCTGGAGGCGGGCACGGCGGACCTGGATGCCCTGCGCAGCGTGGCCGAGCGCCTGGCGCCCCTGGCGCAGGTGGTGGGTCCGCTCTTCGGCGCGCAGGCGCCCGCGGCTGGCAAGGTGGGGCGTCGCCCCGTCGGTCGTCCGGCCCGCTCGGCGGTGAGCGCGCCCGTGGCGGCCCCGGCCGGTGGCAAGCGTCGCGGCCGCAAGCCGGCGGTGGACGGCGGCTCGCGTGAGTGCGCCATCAAGGGCTGCGGCAAGCCCAGCCGCACCAAGGGCTACTGCGCGGCGCACTACCAGAAGCTGCGGATGCTGGAGAAGACCAACCGCCGCCCGGAGGCCTGGGGCGACTACGCGAACCCGAACAGCGTGGAGGACATCAAGCTGCCCCGTGGCCGCGCCGCCTCCAAGGCGCTGGCTGAAGCCGCACAGAAGAACGCTTAA